A window of Cyclopterus lumpus isolate fCycLum1 chromosome 14, fCycLum1.pri, whole genome shotgun sequence contains these coding sequences:
- the LOC117742810 gene encoding proline-rich protein 7 has product MVMSQGTYTFLACFAGFWLVWALVVMLCCFCSFLQRRLKRRHEERLREQCLRTVEMEPLSCHPGGYPPPPPPPPQPPLPPLQLPREPPQFCPPQTLSPPPIPLQVPHLMPQANWVSMPDTELFGKPPCYEEAVLMEDPPPPYSEVLADPRGGTYLKPAPLRAAAPPPPREHQDPAPVFTSETSKPPVMAVFPERGYSSLIRLPSSQRWDSLGHLLSNMDLNHNNLTPPPGARSIQAAAAMATMPRREPRTHHDGLGLRGGIQGLQGSIQGLQGGIQGLRGGIQGLQGGIQGGLQGLQGVHGLRGLEPGCGLPTAFPLLGRSTAV; this is encoded by the exons ATGGTGATGTCGCAGGGCACCTACACCTTCCTGGCCTGTTTCGCCGGCTTCTGGTTGGTCTGGGCCCTCGTCGTCATGCTCTGCTGTTTCTGCAGCTTCCTGCAGCGCCGGCTGAAGCGCCGCCACGAGGAGCGGCTGAGGGAGCAATGTCTGCGGACCGTAGAGATGGAGCCGCTCAGCTGTCACCCCGGTGGATACccgcctccgcctcctcctccaccgcagCCTCCCTTACCACCTTTACAGCTGCCCAGGGAGCCACCGCAGTTTTGCCCCCCACAAACCCTGTCGCCGCCGCCGATTCCTCTGCAGGTCCCTCATCTCATGCCGCAAGCTAACTGGGTCAGCATGCCAG ACACAGAGCTATTTGGGAAACCACCCTGCTATGAGGAGGCAGTTCTGATGGAGGATCCTCCTCCGCCCTACAGTGAGGTCTTGGCCGACCCGCGGGGGGGCACCTACCTGAAGCCAGCCCCGCTCCGTGCCGCAGCGCCTCCGCCTCCGAGGGAACACCAGGATCCTGCTCCAGTGTTCACGTCCGAGACCAGCAAGCCTCCCGTTATGGCCGTGTTCCCCGAGCGAGGTTACTCCTCCCTGATACGCCTGCCTTCGTCCCAGCGCTGGGACTCCCTGGGTCATCTCCTGTCCAACATGGACCTGAACCACAACAACCTCACCCCGCCGCCGGGGGCCCGCTCCATCCAGGCTGCCGCCGCGATGGCTACCATGCCCCGCCGAGAGCCCAGGACTCACCACGATGGACTTGGGCTAAGAGGTGGAATACAAGGACTCCAAGGAAGCATACAAGGACTCCAAGGAGGCATACAAGGACTTCGAGGAGGGATACAAGGACTCCAAGGGGGGATCCAAGGAGGCTTACAGGGGCTTCAGGGAGTCCATGGTCTAAGGGGACTGGAGCCCGGATGTGGCCTGCCAACGGCCTTCCCCCTGCTGGGTCGTAGCACGGCTGTCTAG